Genomic DNA from Corylus avellana chromosome ca4, CavTom2PMs-1.0:
TCCCGTACTGTGGGTACCAAGATTGGGGAGTCCATGGGAGATGTTGAGGATGTTGATGTGGCTGTTGACGGAGAAGGGTGGGGTAGGTATCTGCGACTCAGAGTGAAGATCGATATAACTAAACCCCTTGAGCGAGGGAGAGCGCTTTTCTTCAGGGGAAAATCCATTTGGGtcaatttcaaatatgaaaaCCTACCCCTTTTCTGCTTCCATTGTGGGTGCATTGTCCATGCGGCGAAGGTGTGTAGGGTACAACAGAACAAAAGGAGGCACAATTTGGAGGGGAAACAACAATGGGGAGTGTGTTTAAGGGCGGACGATTCTAGATGGCAGGCAGAGGGTCGGCCCTTTCCGTTCGACGTTAACCAGTCAATGGGGGGAGAATACTCGTCCGACGGCGAAGCTCAGAATACCAGCTCTCCACAAAAGGAAAGTAGCGGTAATGTGGGAAAACCTAAAGGTTCAAGCTCCCCCATTAAGGCAAGAAGTAGTGATAAAACTTTTTCTGGCATAAATGACAACGGTGATATGGCAGGATTTACATCAATGTACATTTCTCCACAGAAGGACGGGATATCTGGCGAACAAATGGGAGAAGCCAAACATAGAAGGCCCACGGAACAACTGGGGAGAATAAAATCTAATTGAGAAGGAGGTAGAATATCTGGGCACTTGCCAAAACAGGATTGCAAAAAATTGGTGGATCATGGGCCTTTCCCAGCTGGCTCCCCAAGCCCATCTCTACGAAAGATAAAAGCCCTCGCAAGGGGAGGAACTTATCCAAACCGGGCCTATGGTATACATCTATGGAGGGAAACAATAGAGAGGCCGAATGGAAAGGTGGGCTCGGGTTTAAAGCGGAAATGGGAGGAGTCATGGGATAGAGTTGGGGTACAACCAAGTTTGGCCCAACAGGAGGGGAATCATAAAAACATTGGGAAGAGGAGGGTTGCGGACACAACTCTGCAACTAATTCCCATTAAGGCTGTGGAGGATGCGACTGCAGGTGGAATGGAgactaaggaaaagaaagggagaaTGAATGAAGGGAATCATAGCTTGCTTACAGATACAATGGCAGAGGCTACTATGCAGCCCCGCCTAGAGCCATGATTCTCCTtagttggaactgccgggggcttgggaacccctggacagttcgagacctttgccaagttgtaaaggaaaagaaacccaaaattttgttccttatGGAAACAAAATGTTTACAGAATAAAAAGAACCCGACTCGATTGAAGTTGGGTTTTGCTAGTTTGTTTACTATTGATTATGTCGGAAAAAGTAGAGGGTTGGCCTTCTTATGGAGAGAGGATTGTGAAGGGACAATTCAGAACTACTCGAGGTGGTACATAAACGCAACGGTCAAATCACAACCTGATGATTTCGTTTGGCAGGGAGGATGAGATTGTTGATGGGTCTAAAAAATGGGGTGCAGCTTCTCGTCGTGAAAGACAAATGGTGGAGTTTTGTGATACTATTGAATTCTGTCAATTCATTGACTTGGGGTTTGTAGGGCCAAAGTTTACATGGACAAATGGCAGGGAGGATGACAATTATACGAAAGAATGGCTTGACCGTGCTTTGGCAAACTCGGCATGGTGTGAAGCTTTTTGTGATGTCCAAGTACAGATTCTGGTGGCACGGTCCTCAGACCACAATCCCCTATTGATCCAGTTTGGTGGCCATGGGGAAATGAGACAAGGTGGAAGGAGGAGATTTCGTTTTGAGGCTAAATGGGTACTAGATGCAGAATACACACATGTGGTGCATGAGGCGTGGACTAGGGAGCAACTAGGCCCAAACTGATTGACCACAGTGAGGGAATAATTGGATTACTGCAACAAGGTGCTGAGTAGGTGGAGTAAGAAGAAGTATGTGCATACTGATCGAATACTAAAGGAAAAGACAAACCAGCTAGCTACCTTGCAGCTTAGTAAGGGTCCAGAAAATAGAAAGGAGATTAAAAGCCTACTACAGGAGATCGAAATTCTTCTCGAGCAAGAGGACCTCAAATGGAGACAACAGGCAAAACAAAATTGGTATATGAATGGTGATCGGAATACAGGTTTTTTTCATGCCTGGGCGACTCAAAGAAGACATACAAACCGTATCACAAAAATCCATGATGCAGATGGGTGTGAGAGGACTAACCCGGATGCGGTTAAGCAAGCTTTTTCCCAATATTTCCAAACCATTTACTCCACGGAAGGGACAGTTGGGATTGACCACTGTCTAGCTGGTTTGCCAGCCCAAATCACGAAAGAGATGAAttttgctttgctcaagccTTTTGTTGCAAGTGATGTGGAAGAAGCCCTTTCTCAGATGGCCCCCTTGAAGTCCCCTGGACTGGATGGGTATGCTACcagtttttttcaaaatttctggAATATGGTGGGCTCTGAGGTATGttgtgctgttttgggttttttgaatGAAGGTGTTTTTGACCCTGCCATAAATGAAACTTATATTGCCCTTataccaaagaagaaaaatccaaCTTGTGTGACGGATTATAGACCCATTAGTTTGTGCAACGTCTTGTACAAATTAATAGCAAAGACTTTGGCTAATCGACTCAAAAAGGTGTTGGCCCATATAATTTCTCCTAATCAAAGTGCTTTTGTCCCGGGGAGGCTTATCTCGGACAATGTTTTAGTAGCTTTTGAGGCCTTACATACTATGAATGGAAGACTTAAAGGAAAGGAAGGATTTATGGCTCTCAAATTGgacatgagcaaggcttatgacCGTGTTGAATGGTCATTTCTGGAGGAAGTAATGAGAAAAATGGGTTTTGCCCCTAGGTGGATTGAGCTTATTATGACATGTGTGACCCCTGTTTCTTACTCTGTTCTCATTAACGGCCAACCTCATGGTCGTATTGTACCTACGAGGGGTATTAGGCAAGGTGACCCTCTCTTACCTTACCTTTTTATCCTTTATGCCGAAGGTTTAAGCTCTATGCTTAGAAATGCCGAGGtttcaaaagaaattacagGGGTAGCTATTTCTAGAGGGGGAACCCGCCTTACTCAGCTGTTTTTCGTAGATGATAGTCTGCTTTTTTGTAGGTCTAATATTGTTGAATGGCTAAAAATCCAGGAGCTCCTTGATGTATATGAACGAGCCTCCGGGCAAAAGCTAAATAGGGAGAAAACCTCTATCTTCTTTAGCAAAAACACCTTTCAAGAGACACGTGAGCACCTGCTGCATGTGGCTAGAGTTGGATCCACAAATAGTTACGAGAAGTACTTAGGCTTACCTGCTCTCATAGGGAGGTCTTGTATACGGTCTTTCAAAAGCATACATGGTAGGATTTGGGATAAACTTCAAGGCTGGAAGGAGAAGTTTCTGACTTTGGCAGGGAAGGAGATTCTCCTCAAAGCTGTAATTCAAGCCATGCCAACATACACGATGAGTATTTTTCAACTCCCCAAAACTCTATGTCGGAGTATTAATTTTATGATGTTgaggttttggtgggggcacaaAGAAAACCTCTCTCGTGTTGCATGGCTGAGTTGGACGAAGATGAGCAAGCAGAAAGACAAAGGCGGACTGGGCTTTCGTGAGCTAGAGCTGTTCAATCGGGCAATGCTAGCAAAACAAGGTTGGCACTTTGTTCAGGATCCCAATTCCCTGGCAGCACAAATTTTTCAGGAAAAGTACTTCCCTCACAGCTCCTTTTTGGAATCCAGACTGGGCAATAAGCCATGGTATGCGTGGCATAGTATATGGCAAGCAAAGAAATTATTAGAGGAAGGCTTAATGTGGCGAATTGGGGATGGAAAGTCAATGAGAATCTGGAAGGACCGTTGGCTACCATCACCTTTTTCACGTATGGTTTTTTCTCCTAACGGATCTCTCCCGAGGGACGCTCTGGTCAGCATATTGCTTGACCCGAATACCCATTGGTGGAACTGTGACCTGCTAAAAGAAAACTTTACTGAGGAGGAGGTGGAATGAATAACGAGTCTGGGTGTTTGTCCAGGAGCCCAACTGGATAAACTAGTTTGGGGGGGGAACCAAAAATGGCGAGTTCTCGGTATGCAGCGCTTATCATCTAGCCAAGGCCATCTCTAAGAAAGAACAGGGGTCTTGTTCCACTGAGGTGAGTTATGGTGATCTTTGGAGAGCAATATGGAAGATTAAGGGACCAAAGGTTACACAGCTTTTTCTGTGGAAAGCTTGTCATAGTATCCTCCCTACAAAAGAGAAGCTTCTGAGCAGGAAAATAACAATGGACCCCTTATGCCCAATCTATGGTTTGTATCCAGAATCTCTGTCTCACATATTATGGAGTTGTCAATCCGCTAGGGATGTTTGGCTAGACTGCCCTCGAGCTTTACAGAAGTACACGAGTGATGATGGGGAGTTTTTGGACCTGTTCAGGAGTCTGTTGGGCCGACTGCAGGAGAAAGATATACGTTTGTTTGCGGGGGTAGCAAGACAGCTCTGGTTTCGACGGAATGTAGTTGTGTTTGGGGGGTCACTTACATCCCCAGCCACTGTGTTACGGATAGCAAAGGAGAAATTAAGGGCTTTTGAACAGGCAGAGGCAAGATGACAACACAATATACGGAACTTGTAGTCCTTAAGGGCTGCAGTCCAGTGGATGCCTCCACCTGAAGGCATGATAAAGCTCAATTGGGATGCATCCCTCTCAAAGGAAGAAAATCGGATGGGCATTGGGGTGGTGGCTAGAGATCATGTTGGCAGTGTCAGGGCCTCTCTCTGTGCTTCCAGGCCCTACATGGTGGATCCGGCAGCTGCAGAGGCGATGGCGCTCTGGTATGCCACAGTAGTCATTCACCCGTTATGTTTGCAGAAAGTCATATTGGAGGGGGATGCTTTGGAAGTGGTTAATAATATGAAGAGGGACGGGCTGTGGAATGTGAGCTATGGATTAGTGCTGGAAGatgctaaaaataatatttgcttTGGGGTGGACTGGCAGGTGATGCATGTGAGTTGCACAGCCAATGGTGTGGCGCATAAGTTAGCGAAATTAGCAGTTGCGATAAATGATGAACAAACTTTGGGTTGGGGGTTACCACCCTTGTATCCACGACAGTGTAATGGCTGAGCAAGTTTCAtgattgaaataaaatatattttctcaaaaaaaaaaaaaaaagcttccgCTAGAAATAATAGCaaacatcatcaatgcaatattTATCTCATACAATGTGTATAGGAGCAATAATAACATAACAAAACTAGTTATAAGCAAAAAACAATACTAAAGTTcaataatagaaataataacatgcaaacctcatcatcatcaatagtTAGAACATCAAATAACAATATTTAATATTGTACAATTTCGGAATTGACCCAATACACATTTAACGaactatatattcatgaaacGATACTTGATGGAACGAACTACCACGTTAATCATCCACCAAAAATACCTGATGCAACGAACTACCATGCACATTAAACCCTAAACGAAGTATTGATTAAACatccataaaaaaatacttactatttatcatataGACATAATTACATGTATCACAAACATGTAATTTCTATGTCAATCATATACAACCAAATTATATATGTTACGATGAATATAGACATAATTACATGTAACGTtaaacattaacaaaacaagaacaaaatatataataagtttACCAACTACAAACTCACAGACAATGCTCAATCCAGGTCAATAGCTTCATCATTCTCCAACTTCTCCGCATTATCTGGAGAtgataaaacaatcaatcaggaaGCAACAGGTACCTTTTTTATCAGGATCCTAAGCCAATAAAATATGTGACTTACTTGATTCTCTTTACTACACaatttctccaataatatatccACGTCTGTTCTGTTGTACGTGGATAATTGTTCCCCTACCCTAGCCTTCACTGTCACCGGAGTATTGTCCGATGTAATGTGAAGACTCTGCTTAAATTCATACCTCCAAGTCTTATGCTTGTTTCGCATATCAAGGAAAGCGTCCCGTTTTATGGCAGCAATATTGCACTCAGGCGGGATATAGAAGTGCTTCTGCATAAATTCACGCGTATATTTATATTAACAATACAACATATATTTGagataaatatatgaatatacaAATAACTATCATAActacaataatatttaattataacataccatcaaggcatcCCAGATATCCTCCTTCCTACGTTCTGGTACATTCTTCCACTCATCGCCAATCCTTACATAATTATTGCTCCTAACGAACACTCTCgtcatccgtctaaatttgGAAGCGCTTTGTCCCACAGGCTGCCATGCGGGGTTATACTCACACACGATCCTCTACCTATCGGGGATCTCCCACAACTTGTGACATGACTTGACACTCAAAACATGGTAGTGGGTGGTGCCATTTTGATCTACACCTAATACATTAAAGATTTAAACAAGTTAATTACATATTTAAACTAACtacatattaaaataaaaaaatattacaattttttagcacatatacttacttattgtccgAACCTCGTCCATCGCCAACGGGCATGTAGAGGCATCATTGGGATGCGTGTCCTGCGCGGCACCATCCTCATCACCCACATTGCTATCAAGGGGCTGTGTCTCATCACTCTCATCCACTTGTGGTCCGGTGGGGTACGGGTGCCGCTCAAAATGGCCATGTGAAATGATTCCCATATCGCTCAACGTCGTGAAGTCAAGCGTGAAAGGTGTGGATGTGCCCCGCTCTGGCAGAATATGCTGAGAATCTCCATGAACATCACCATCAAAGCCAAAGTCCTGCCCCGCATCGGTCTGCCCTTCCACATGATGTGGAAGTACTGGTCTATACCCTTCTGGCTCCATATCGGCCCGAGGGGATGAGCCCGACGCCAGATGTCAACCACACGGTCGGTTGCCTCTAtgcttttctctttcccctatAACTCATATTTCCCTGCAAAATACGTTACGAACCGaattagtatttaaaataagtaaatatgtaCAAGCATATGTAAAGTAATcatacatttaaaattttaaacatatactagttattcaattaattatatatcgtTTACTCATCGtacatataaattttatggttaacataaaaaaacaattacaaattaatgtagatatttctttttttttttttttaaaaaaaaaaaaaaaaattcaaagataagGGTGTACtccaatttcattaaatgacATATGCTTCGATTGGTTATAAATCGGGTCGAACGTAATCGACATCATCATGTGAGTTAACATGATCATGATTGGTACTTAAGAGGAGGGGCTTAATCTCGTGGTAGCTGACACTAGAATCATCAGGCCCTTGACCCTAACCAACATCATACATATTTTTAGGTTTAGTCTTTACAGCAAAATcccaatctgggttcctttcatcttcgatgtaaaatacttggtcaacttgtgaagttagtaCAAATGGCTCATCCGTAATCCTCTTTCCAGTGTGGATAAGGTTTATGAAATTGACACCcgttatgccatactcgtcaacCTTGTACCCtctgtccctcgtgttgtccgcccaatcacacttgaataTAACATACTTTGTCCTATTGTAGTACTCAACCTCAATTATTTGGGTTAACTTCCCATAATACGTTTCGCCATCAGTATTCGGTACACACATGCTGCTATTCTGAGTCCTTTTTTGTAATATTAACTGCAAGAGTGCGGAACAACttcccgttaaccacatatctgttatactGGACTGCTGTTTCCTTTGGCCCTTTACAGTGCATTACCAGTTTCTCACCCATCTCCTGTCTGCGTAAGTTGTCCAATCCATTGACCTATGTACAATGGAGGGTGAGAAGTCAAATTGGTGTATAGGATTTGTATGCGAAATAGATATACTCGTCATTTAACAGGTAAGAAGACATTATTCTTATGTAGTCACGATACCAATCGACAAATTGTTCGAAATGTTGACTTTTCAATTGATTGTCCGCTGTTCACCCTCTAAGCGtttccatgtgcatcctacaattagaaattaaattcattatggTGCATTAGAAATTAAGGTTGTACAAGGAATGGTAGGGCATGTACTAGTGACATGACTCACGTCCGTAGCGGTAggaactcgtccgagttaaacaatatatatcgatGAATCTGTGCCAGTGTGATATGGTTGAGGATGACTCATGTTCCCGCCCCCTTACAACCATCAAGGTTTCTTTAGGCCTTATTATGAAACGTCGGTGCGTTATCCAAATACATCGAGCAGaatgtcaccaactcagttgctatgtagcctTCCGCAATACATCCCTCGGGAGTCGCTttattgcgcacattagatttgaacctcttaggctcctacatatgaaaatcaatcaatcaattgcAGTGATTCACTGTCTTTTAGTGGTggggaaaaataataataataacaatttaacGATCAAAATTTACCTCTTAGCCGGATACATCCACTTATACTACACTGGTCCACCCAGTTGGCATTCACGGATAAGATGCACgacaacatgaaccatgctagtgaaaaaatttggggaaaatacATGTTCGATCTTGCACAAAGTCACACAGACTTCACTCTGGAGTCTGTACAAATCATCTAGTGTCAGAGtagttgaacatatgcccctgaagaatgtTCCTATCTCAACCAAAGGTCTGACCACGTTACCTGGCAGTGACCTACGTAAAGCAATGAGTAGAagttgttgtattagtatgtgattgtcatgactcttcaaacccgtcATCGTACGTTCTTTGAGTCGTACGCATTTGAAAATATTCGAGGCATAACCATCGGGCACCCTCACATCCCAAAGCACTTTCAAGAAACTGGTTTTATCTTCATTGGACATCGTATGGCAAGGTGGGGGTATATAGATTTTTTCATTCTTCGTAATGAATGAAGTAGACGTCTCAATCCCATCTCTTGCAAGTCTTTGCGAGCATCGTAGTTGTCATTTGTTTTCCCTTTGATGTTGAGTATTGTGCCaagaatgttgtccatcacattctTCTCTATGTGCATCACATCAAGGTTGTGCTGTAGGAAATTATCCTTCCAATACGGAAACTTAaagaaaatactcttcttcttccataatACATGATTGGTCCCTTGTGGTCTGGTGTTGGGAGTACTATTCTTCCGCTTCTCTCCCTACTTCTTGCTACTGTTTGAATTTGACTTGCTGGCATCCTCATCCCCAAATGGCATCCCTTCTAACTAtcttaggatttcatctccacttagCACATCGGGTGGACATTGTAGTTCCTGGTTATTgtcaaaatttcttttgttcttcctcCACGGATGGTCTAAGGGCAAGTATTGCCTATGACCCATAAAACACAATTTGTGGCCGTGTTTTAACTATCTAGACCTTGTTGACTGCATACAACAAGGACATGCCTTTGCTCCTCTGGTAGGCCATCCTGACAGATCTGTGTATACcgaaaaatcattaattgtccacatcaattgTGCTCACAACATAAAGTGTGTTTTAGTGGAAACATTAAATGTGCATACTCCTACATTCCATAATTCTTTcaattcctcaattaagggATGTAGGTAAAcgtctatatccattccaggtgaactcgGGCATGGGATAATCAGGGATACTATGaaagacgtttgtttcatgcatatccaaggaggcaagttgtatggCACAAGTATTTCGGGCCAAGTGCTGTGAGATGTACTAAggttcccaaaaggattaaatccatctaAGATTAGTCCAAGCCTTACATTCTTGCTGTCCGCTGCAAATTCTGGATACAACTGatcaaatgacttccatgcttcattgtcggccggatgcctcaatttACCGTCCTTTGGACGGTTGTCTGCATGCCACTTCATATGAGGTGATGTATACtgtgacataaacaacctctatagtcttggtatgagtggaaaccaccgcaacacttTCACCGGGCGTTTTTTACTtgacgatatgggttgaccgtcctcATCTAAATGAATTTCATCTTTCCACTTAAATTTTCCACAAACTGTACATGAATCTAACTCCTTGTTGCCCTTCCAAAATAACATGCAGTCATTACGACAAACtgaaatcttctcatacccgagtcccatgtcccttagatatttttttgcctcAAAAGTATTAATCGGCAAAGCTTCATTATCCGTAGGcaacaattgattgatgaactcaaggagagatgagaatattttgttactaattccaccaacacacttcaagttgtacagataAATAGTTGTGTttagcttgctatgtttggccCTATCATATAGCGGTGTCTTTGCCTCTTTAAGCAACTCGTGGTACTTTCAGGCATCAACTTTATCCACTTC
This window encodes:
- the LOC132178224 gene encoding uncharacterized protein LOC132178224 produces the protein MPPPEGMIKLNWDASLSKEENRMGIGVVARDHVGSVRASLCASRPYMVDPAAAEAMALWYATVVIHPLCLQKVILEGDALEVVNNMKRDGLWNVSYGLVLEDAKNNICFGVDWQVMHVSCTANGVAHKLAKLAVAINDEQTLGWGLPPLYPRQCNG